One segment of Pseudodesulfovibrio sp. 5S69 DNA contains the following:
- a CDS encoding hybrid sensor histidine kinase/response regulator gives MSERPTVLVVDDNRLNIDLLVDVLKDDYKLLVALNGVTALDIVRNVLPDIILLDIMMPEMDGYEVCRRLKSDERTSQIPVIFITAKSQSEDEAKGLALGAVDYITKPVNPAIVQARIRTHLALYNQNRVLEEKVRKRTLELEKSKEKADEASRAKSAFLANISHELRTPLNHIMGLSSLLLEIDTDPERLELIRPLHDGAAQLAGLFDQLLDLTMLESDAVRIDRKFFDFPKVLSRLAAVFHAYAVKKGVEFEFIAQGDLPDTLYGAPLETSQALNNILLNAFRYTEKGKVTLDVRIDPDHFAGADQDRVMIRFAVTDTGVGIPTDRLETIFHSFEIGEKVMTKRLSGPGVGLTISKYLIEKLDGKIRVESALGKGSTFFISLPFSLNREGEPRPEPA, from the coding sequence ATGAGCGAACGTCCCACCGTCCTGGTTGTCGACGATAACCGACTGAACATCGACCTGCTGGTGGATGTCCTCAAGGACGACTACAAGCTTCTGGTGGCGCTCAACGGGGTCACGGCCCTGGACATCGTCCGCAACGTGCTCCCGGACATCATCCTCCTGGACATCATGATGCCCGAGATGGACGGCTACGAGGTCTGCCGCAGGCTCAAGAGCGACGAACGGACCAGCCAGATACCGGTCATCTTCATCACGGCCAAGTCGCAGAGCGAGGACGAGGCCAAGGGGCTCGCCCTCGGGGCCGTGGACTACATCACCAAGCCGGTCAACCCGGCCATCGTCCAGGCCCGCATCAGGACCCACCTGGCCCTGTACAACCAGAACCGGGTGTTGGAGGAAAAGGTCCGCAAACGGACCCTGGAACTCGAAAAGAGCAAAGAGAAGGCGGACGAGGCCAGCCGGGCCAAGTCGGCCTTCCTGGCCAACATCAGCCACGAGTTGCGCACCCCGTTGAACCACATCATGGGGCTGTCCAGCCTGCTGCTGGAGATCGACACCGACCCCGAGCGGCTTGAGCTGATCCGCCCGCTCCACGACGGCGCCGCCCAACTGGCCGGGCTCTTCGACCAACTCCTGGACCTGACCATGCTCGAATCCGACGCCGTGCGCATCGACCGCAAGTTCTTCGACTTCCCCAAGGTCCTGTCCCGCCTGGCCGCCGTGTTCCACGCCTATGCGGTGAAAAAGGGCGTCGAGTTCGAATTCATCGCCCAGGGCGACCTGCCCGACACCCTGTACGGCGCGCCGCTGGAGACATCCCAGGCCCTGAACAACATCCTGCTCAACGCCTTCCGCTACACGGAAAAGGGCAAGGTCACCCTGGATGTGCGCATCGACCCGGACCACTTCGCCGGGGCGGACCAGGACCGGGTCATGATCCGCTTCGCGGTCACGGACACGGGCGTGGGCATCCCGACCGACCGGCTGGAGACCATCTTCCACAGCTTCGAAATCGGGGAAAAGGTCATGACCAAGCGGCTCTCCGGCCCCGGCGTCGGCCTGACCATCTCCAAATACCTCATCGAAAAGCTGGACGGAAAAATCCGGGTGGAAAGCGCCTTGGGCAAGGGCAGCACGTTCTTCATCTCCCTGCCCTTCTCCCTGAACCGGGAAGGGGAACCCCGGCCCGAACCGGCCTAG
- a CDS encoding ATP-binding cassette domain-containing protein, with protein MIVLNDIHKHYGRVRANDGISLTLEPGRIYALVGENGAGKSTLMRVLAGHTRPTSGELTMGGETLTYLTPALAREKGVGMLYQDPLDFPAMPVWENFQLGAPKRSKKEVIDIIGELSFRLDACFLPDEPVSSLTVGERQLLELLRLLDLGATTLILDEPTTGITPEQKQDLFDLLMKLAREEGHTIVLVTHKLSEAFEMADSIFIMRQGRLVSTLTPPYDERELVQLMFGEAADGEVEPLPELPPATDTPRLDMHDVLFAGPKYSMGGLNFTARPGECIGLAGLDGSGQELFLRGLCGLDRMPGGAFDLDGTRFASNDFRALRRAGVQFVPADRLGLALFPDLNLMEHITLAFPGKSGDLGDFYRSQCVDKFNLQAHPETHAVELSGGNQQRLLLSLIPDETKLLLMEHPTRGLDAGSARQVWNHLKRRCADGATLIFFSPDLEEVLEHSHRVIVFYDRTLAAVVEGDDISMEVVGALMAGKRYDELKEGAA; from the coding sequence ATGATCGTCCTCAACGACATACATAAGCACTACGGCCGGGTTCGGGCCAACGACGGCATCAGCCTGACCCTTGAACCCGGCCGCATCTATGCCCTGGTCGGCGAGAACGGCGCGGGCAAGTCCACGCTCATGCGCGTGCTCGCCGGGCACACCCGGCCCACGTCCGGCGAGCTGACCATGGGCGGCGAGACCCTGACCTACCTGACCCCGGCCCTGGCCAGGGAAAAGGGTGTGGGCATGCTCTACCAGGACCCCCTGGACTTCCCGGCCATGCCCGTGTGGGAGAACTTCCAACTCGGCGCGCCCAAACGCAGCAAGAAGGAAGTGATCGACATCATCGGCGAACTCTCCTTCCGCCTGGACGCCTGCTTCCTGCCCGACGAGCCGGTCTCCAGCCTGACCGTGGGCGAGCGCCAGCTCCTGGAGCTTTTGCGCCTGCTCGATCTGGGGGCCACCACCCTGATCCTGGACGAGCCGACCACCGGCATCACCCCGGAGCAGAAGCAGGACCTCTTCGACCTGCTCATGAAGCTGGCCCGCGAAGAGGGCCACACCATCGTGCTCGTCACCCACAAGCTGTCCGAGGCCTTCGAGATGGCCGACTCCATCTTCATCATGCGCCAGGGGCGGCTGGTCTCCACCCTGACCCCGCCCTACGACGAGCGAGAGCTGGTCCAGCTCATGTTCGGGGAGGCCGCCGACGGCGAGGTGGAGCCCCTGCCCGAGCTGCCCCCGGCCACCGATACGCCGCGCCTGGACATGCACGACGTGCTCTTTGCCGGTCCCAAGTACTCCATGGGCGGACTGAATTTCACGGCCAGGCCCGGCGAATGCATCGGCCTGGCCGGGCTCGACGGCTCGGGCCAGGAACTCTTCCTGCGCGGCCTGTGCGGCCTGGACCGCATGCCCGGCGGCGCCTTCGACCTGGACGGGACCCGCTTCGCGTCCAACGACTTCCGCGCCCTGCGCAGGGCCGGGGTCCAGTTCGTGCCCGCCGACCGCCTGGGGCTCGCCCTGTTCCCGGACCTGAACCTGATGGAGCACATCACCCTGGCCTTCCCGGGCAAATCGGGCGACCTCGGCGATTTCTACCGCTCCCAGTGCGTGGACAAGTTCAATCTCCAGGCCCACCCGGAGACCCACGCCGTGGAGCTGTCCGGCGGCAACCAGCAGCGGCTCCTGCTCTCGCTCATCCCGGACGAGACCAAACTCCTGCTCATGGAGCACCCCACGCGTGGCCTGGACGCGGGCTCGGCCCGGCAGGTCTGGAACCACCTGAAGCGGCGCTGCGCGGACGGGGCCACCCTGATCTTCTTTTCCCCGGACCTGGAGGAGGTGCTCGAACACAGCCACCGGGTCATCGTCTTCTACGACCGGACCCTGGCCGCCGTGGTCGAGGGCGACGACATCTCCATGGAGGTGGTCGGCGCGCTCATGGCCGGCAAGCGGTACGACGAGCTCAAGGAAGGTGCGGCATGA
- the torT gene encoding TMAO reductase system periplasmic protein TorT: MTGGRLPDGVLRGAGALLVLALLVAAVPSLGADDAPPWWPIQVKSWYGIYDPGRKQPGQAAVSLNRPKLEEWVPPRAPSGRYTVGVCVPHLKDPYWSAVNYGVIAEARRLGVGVHMTVAGGYNDGALQAEHLRAHLKDGVDGVILAAVDYEGGGPVIKELREAGIPVVEVVNDILTPAVSAKALVSFHEVGYLVGEYVAEHAENTGLDKLRILFLPGPRKSGWAPETLGGFMEAMEFYPGRVDVVDVSWGDTGREEQIRLLRRGLAEHGDVNFVVGNAVAAEAAPEVLRDMGLAGKVAVVSTYMMPSLYDLIVRGEVLAAAADLNVFQGRMAVDMMVRIFNGEVPGRDFPFRAGPFIPMVTTENIASYPYEGLFGPRGYRPVFHLEPGG; the protein is encoded by the coding sequence ATGACCGGCGGCCGGCTCCCGGACGGCGTCCTCCGCGGGGCGGGCGCGCTGCTGGTCCTGGCCCTGCTTGTTGCCGCCGTTCCGAGCCTCGGCGCGGACGACGCCCCTCCCTGGTGGCCCATCCAGGTCAAGAGCTGGTACGGCATCTACGATCCGGGGCGCAAGCAGCCGGGCCAGGCCGCGGTCAGCCTGAACCGGCCCAAGCTCGAGGAGTGGGTCCCGCCCAGGGCGCCCTCGGGCCGGTACACCGTGGGCGTGTGCGTCCCCCACCTCAAGGACCCCTACTGGAGCGCGGTGAACTACGGCGTCATCGCCGAGGCCCGGCGGCTCGGGGTGGGCGTGCACATGACCGTTGCCGGAGGCTACAACGACGGGGCCCTCCAGGCGGAGCACCTGCGCGCCCATCTCAAGGACGGGGTGGACGGCGTCATCCTCGCCGCCGTGGACTACGAAGGCGGGGGCCCGGTCATCAAGGAGCTGCGCGAGGCGGGCATCCCGGTGGTCGAGGTTGTCAACGACATCCTGACTCCGGCCGTGTCGGCCAAGGCCCTGGTCTCCTTCCACGAGGTCGGCTACCTGGTCGGCGAATACGTGGCCGAGCATGCGGAGAATACCGGGCTGGACAAGCTGCGCATCCTCTTTTTGCCCGGCCCTCGCAAATCGGGTTGGGCCCCGGAGACCCTGGGCGGGTTCATGGAGGCCATGGAGTTCTATCCGGGCCGCGTGGACGTGGTGGACGTGTCCTGGGGGGACACCGGACGCGAGGAGCAGATCCGGTTGCTGCGCCGGGGCCTGGCCGAGCACGGGGACGTGAATTTCGTGGTGGGCAACGCGGTGGCCGCCGAGGCCGCGCCGGAGGTCCTCCGGGATATGGGGCTGGCGGGCAAGGTCGCGGTGGTCTCGACTTATATGATGCCCTCCCTCTATGACCTTATCGTCCGGGGCGAGGTCCTGGCCGCGGCCGCCGACCTGAACGTGTTCCAGGGACGCATGGCCGTGGACATGATGGTCCGCATTTTCAACGGCGAGGTGCCGGGCCGGGACTTTCCCTTCCGCGCCGGGCCGTTCATCCCCATGGTGACCACCGAGAACATCGCGAGCTATCCCTATGAGGGGTTGTTCGGGCCGCGCGGCTACCGGCCGGTCTTCCATCTGGAGCCCGGAGGGTAG
- a CDS encoding RluA family pseudouridine synthase — MNIPEGLNVVYEDDVLVVVDKPSGLLSVPGKGEANQDCVVARVKARYPGCIDQPSVHRLDQDTSGLLALALTAEAHRDLSGQFMDRLVGKRYIALIDGVVDGQGGTIELKFRLDPDNRPYQVYDPVNGKRGVTRWRKLSVEDGRTRVEFMPHTGRTHQLRLHSAHEKGLGFPIVGDRLYGTGTGPGQLKLHASLLRFRHPVTRAPLEFVSPAPF; from the coding sequence GTGAACATTCCCGAAGGGCTGAACGTGGTTTACGAGGACGACGTCCTCGTGGTCGTGGACAAGCCGTCCGGCCTGCTGTCCGTGCCGGGCAAGGGCGAGGCCAACCAGGACTGCGTGGTCGCCCGGGTCAAGGCCCGCTACCCCGGCTGCATCGACCAGCCCTCGGTCCACCGCCTGGACCAGGACACCTCGGGCCTGCTCGCCCTGGCCCTGACCGCCGAGGCCCACCGCGACCTGTCCGGCCAGTTCATGGACCGGCTGGTGGGCAAGCGGTACATCGCGCTCATAGACGGCGTGGTCGACGGGCAGGGCGGGACCATCGAGCTGAAGTTCCGCCTGGACCCGGACAACCGCCCGTACCAGGTCTACGACCCGGTGAACGGCAAGCGCGGGGTGACCCGCTGGCGCAAGCTCTCCGTGGAAGACGGCCGCACCCGTGTGGAATTCATGCCGCACACCGGCCGGACCCACCAGCTCCGACTGCACTCGGCCCACGAGAAGGGGCTGGGCTTCCCCATCGTGGGCGACCGCCTTTACGGCACCGGTACCGGACCGGGCCAGCTCAAGCTCCACGCCTCGCTGTTGCGCTTCCGCCACCCGGTTACCCGCGCCCCCCTGGAATTCGTCTCCCCGGCTCCGTTCTGA
- a CDS encoding cache domain-containing protein, protein MFNLGDSRIRTKLYVAYAGAFLVIFLVAGGIIHAQVRNILRRNIENELAKTTEALRTMVRATVDVSIRNYMRAVSEKCLDEARYLHRQVKRGRLTEAEAKDRARRIFLSQTIGRTGRVYCLNSQGIMVVHHKRSLVGVDMSGLAFVREQVRRKEGYMTYEWKEPLEAGNRSKAVYMTYFEPWDWIISASSYREEFAQLVNVEDFRQRFFELRSGRSGYPYVLDYNGYLLIHPYLRGFHYRDYDSPGLGAVARRIVKERNGHFDYMWRNPGEQTLKKKVVYFKDIPELGWVVASSSYYQDFQQPLDAIGYVMLTALAVAVLLMIPVSFGIGALITRPIGKLQENFARAADGDFSVRMEQHSRDELGLMAGYFNSFMERLTAYSQDLESEIARRKQTEKELIAMDRAKTMFLASASHELRTPLTSIIGFLKLMEKHFRARFMPVLGPLDPVGLQARKFEKNLTIVQVEAERLGRLVNDLLDLSKIEAGRMEWRDRPLSVDRVLRRAAEASGALAEEKPGIELVVESLAEPMAVRADADKIHQVLINLLSNAFKNTDAGSVTLSAVRTEAGAYFSVCDTGRGISEDERERIFDIFYQGRDENSRSTHVFGTGLGLSICRKIVAHYGSRLVVDSVLGKGSCFRFSIPFAEGED, encoded by the coding sequence GTGTTCAACCTGGGCGACTCGCGCATACGGACCAAGCTGTACGTGGCCTACGCCGGGGCCTTCCTGGTCATTTTTCTGGTGGCCGGCGGAATCATTCACGCCCAGGTCCGGAACATCCTGCGCCGGAACATCGAGAACGAACTGGCCAAGACCACCGAGGCGTTGCGCACCATGGTCCGCGCCACGGTGGACGTATCCATCCGAAACTACATGCGGGCCGTGTCCGAGAAGTGCCTGGACGAGGCCCGCTACCTCCACCGCCAGGTCAAGCGCGGGAGGCTGACCGAAGCCGAGGCCAAGGACAGGGCCCGCCGCATCTTCCTGAGCCAGACCATCGGCCGCACGGGCCGGGTGTACTGCCTGAACAGCCAGGGCATCATGGTCGTCCACCACAAGCGCAGCCTGGTCGGCGTGGACATGTCGGGCCTGGCCTTCGTGCGCGAGCAGGTCCGGCGCAAAGAGGGGTACATGACCTACGAGTGGAAGGAGCCCCTGGAGGCTGGAAACCGCTCCAAGGCCGTGTACATGACCTATTTCGAGCCCTGGGACTGGATCATCTCCGCCTCCTCCTACCGCGAGGAATTCGCCCAGTTGGTCAACGTGGAGGACTTCCGCCAGCGGTTTTTCGAGCTGCGTTCCGGCCGGTCCGGGTATCCCTACGTCCTGGACTACAACGGGTACCTGCTGATCCATCCCTACCTGCGCGGGTTTCACTACCGGGACTACGACTCGCCGGGGCTGGGCGCGGTGGCCCGGCGCATCGTCAAGGAGCGCAACGGGCATTTCGACTACATGTGGCGCAATCCGGGCGAACAGACGCTCAAAAAGAAGGTGGTCTACTTCAAGGACATCCCCGAGCTGGGCTGGGTGGTGGCCTCGTCCAGCTACTACCAGGACTTCCAGCAGCCGCTCGACGCCATCGGCTACGTCATGCTCACGGCTCTGGCCGTGGCCGTGCTGCTGATGATCCCGGTCTCGTTCGGCATAGGCGCGCTGATCACCCGGCCCATCGGCAAGTTGCAGGAAAATTTCGCCCGTGCCGCGGACGGCGACTTCTCCGTGCGCATGGAGCAGCACTCCCGCGACGAGCTGGGCCTCATGGCGGGGTACTTCAACTCCTTCATGGAGCGGCTGACCGCCTACAGCCAGGACCTGGAAAGCGAGATCGCCCGCCGGAAGCAGACCGAGAAGGAGCTCATCGCCATGGACCGGGCCAAGACCATGTTCCTGGCCTCGGCCTCCCACGAACTGCGCACGCCGCTGACCTCCATCATCGGCTTCCTGAAGCTCATGGAAAAGCACTTCCGCGCCCGGTTCATGCCCGTGCTCGGCCCCCTGGACCCGGTGGGCCTCCAGGCACGCAAGTTCGAGAAGAACCTGACCATCGTCCAGGTGGAGGCGGAGCGGCTGGGACGGCTGGTCAACGACCTGCTGGACCTGAGCAAGATCGAGGCCGGGCGCATGGAATGGCGGGACAGGCCCCTGTCCGTGGACCGGGTCCTGCGGCGTGCCGCCGAGGCCTCGGGAGCCCTTGCCGAGGAGAAGCCGGGGATCGAGTTGGTGGTCGAGTCCCTGGCCGAGCCCATGGCCGTCCGGGCCGACGCGGACAAGATCCACCAGGTGCTCATCAATCTGCTCAGCAACGCCTTCAAGAACACCGATGCGGGCAGCGTGACCCTGTCCGCGGTGAGGACCGAGGCGGGCGCGTACTTCTCGGTCTGCGACACCGGGCGGGGCATCTCGGAGGACGAGCGGGAGCGGATTTTCGACATCTTCTACCAGGGCCGGGATGAAAACAGCCGCTCCACCCACGTCTTCGGCACCGGGTTGGGCCTATCGATCTGCCGGAAGATAGTGGCCCATTACGGGAGCCGTCTGGTGGTGGATTCAGTGCTCGGCAAGGGGAGCTGTTTCCGGTTCTCCATCCCCTTCGCGGAGGGGGAGGACTAG
- a CDS encoding BMP family lipoprotein: protein MFRFRSLAALLLSVCLLVAFGCSSEPKKEEAKTEAPAPAPAETQKEAAKPLTLGLILVGPYNDKGYSQAQYEGGKYVEAHMSGAKLIYLDKVNPADRPGLTIPQVADDLIEKGADLIIAGSDDMKDGILEAAAQHPDKIFVHASGDSAWTGKAPANLGNLFGKMIYAKMLAGFTAAMTTQTGKIGVVGPLINDETRRLMSAAYLGARYAWTEVRGKDAKDLTFNVKWIGFWFNIPGVTADPTQVAGSLYDDGYDVVISGIDTPDNVVVAKQRADAGKKVWALPYDYEKACEGQGGICLGVPYFNWGPMFLKLAKSVADGSYKPGFEWVAPYWADINNPDKSPVGFMPGPGMSADTKAALDKFIAELGSGKLDLFTGPLNYQDGTPFLKAGEKATDKQIWYMQQLLQGMEGLSSPE, encoded by the coding sequence ATGTTTCGTTTTCGTTCCCTGGCGGCGCTGCTCTTGAGCGTCTGCCTGCTTGTGGCTTTTGGCTGCTCATCCGAGCCCAAGAAGGAAGAGGCCAAGACCGAGGCCCCCGCCCCGGCTCCGGCCGAAACGCAAAAAGAGGCCGCCAAGCCCCTGACCCTCGGCCTGATCCTGGTGGGCCCATACAACGACAAGGGCTACAGCCAGGCCCAGTATGAGGGCGGCAAGTACGTCGAGGCCCACATGAGCGGCGCCAAGCTGATCTACCTCGACAAGGTCAACCCCGCCGACCGTCCCGGCCTGACCATTCCGCAGGTGGCCGACGACCTGATCGAAAAGGGCGCTGACCTGATCATCGCCGGTTCCGACGACATGAAGGACGGCATCCTCGAAGCCGCCGCCCAGCACCCCGACAAGATTTTCGTCCACGCCTCGGGCGACTCCGCCTGGACCGGCAAGGCCCCGGCCAACCTGGGCAACCTGTTCGGCAAGATGATCTACGCCAAGATGCTCGCCGGGTTCACCGCGGCCATGACCACCCAGACCGGCAAGATCGGCGTGGTCGGCCCGCTGATCAACGACGAGACCCGCCGCCTGATGTCCGCCGCCTACCTCGGCGCGCGCTACGCCTGGACCGAGGTGCGCGGCAAGGATGCCAAGGACCTGACCTTCAACGTCAAGTGGATCGGCTTCTGGTTCAACATCCCCGGCGTGACCGCCGACCCCACCCAGGTGGCCGGTTCCCTGTATGACGATGGATACGACGTGGTCATCTCCGGCATCGACACCCCGGACAACGTGGTCGTGGCCAAGCAGCGCGCCGACGCGGGCAAGAAGGTCTGGGCCCTGCCCTACGACTACGAGAAGGCCTGCGAGGGCCAGGGCGGCATCTGCCTCGGCGTGCCCTACTTCAACTGGGGCCCGATGTTCCTGAAGCTGGCCAAGTCCGTGGCCGACGGCTCCTACAAGCCCGGCTTCGAATGGGTCGCCCCCTACTGGGCCGACATCAACAACCCCGACAAGTCCCCGGTGGGCTTCATGCCCGGCCCCGGCATGTCCGCCGATACCAAGGCCGCGCTCGACAAGTTCATCGCCGAACTCGGCTCCGGCAAGCTCGACCTCTTCACCGGCCCGCTCAACTACCAGGACGGCACCCCGTTCCTGAAGGCCGGCGAAAAGGCCACCGACAAGCAGATCTGGTACATGCAACAGTTGCTGCAGGGCATGGAAGGCCTGTCCTCCCCCGAATAG
- a CDS encoding ABC transporter permease, which translates to MDTFALTIAAILMAGAPLVLATLGETLTEKAGIINLSLDGSILLSAMAAFACSATFGSPWLGMLAGAGVGAAIAGVLGLIGIYLGQSQLAVGFILTLLSRDLAYFLGHNFSRQPGPDLGLWTIPGLGHAPFVGLIFGTQSPVVYLSLAAIAFCWWWMYRTEGGMRLRAVGESPRAAFGRGIRVRLVRLYYCLAGGALVGLAGGAYSLAVKPGWGRPQGCEGAGWIALAIVIFGGWHPVRAALGAFFFAALQVSGIYLQEIFPSIPAPVFQVAPFPMMILTLLAVNMGRMGWVQDIVRRHPFLKAFSKSWSIEAPAALGQDFDPKKGL; encoded by the coding sequence ATGGACACCTTCGCACTGACCATCGCGGCCATCCTCATGGCCGGAGCGCCGCTGGTCCTGGCCACCCTGGGCGAGACCCTGACCGAGAAGGCGGGCATCATCAACCTGTCGCTCGACGGCTCCATCCTGCTGTCGGCCATGGCCGCCTTCGCCTGCTCGGCCACCTTCGGCTCCCCCTGGCTCGGCATGCTCGCGGGCGCGGGCGTGGGCGCGGCCATCGCGGGCGTGCTCGGCCTCATCGGCATCTACCTGGGCCAGTCCCAGTTGGCCGTGGGCTTCATCCTGACCCTGCTGTCCCGCGACCTGGCCTACTTCCTGGGCCACAACTTTTCCCGGCAGCCCGGGCCGGACCTCGGCCTGTGGACCATCCCCGGCCTAGGCCACGCGCCCTTCGTGGGGCTGATCTTCGGCACCCAGTCCCCGGTGGTCTACCTGAGCCTGGCGGCCATAGCCTTCTGCTGGTGGTGGATGTACCGCACCGAGGGCGGCATGCGCCTCCGGGCCGTGGGCGAATCTCCACGCGCGGCCTTCGGGCGCGGTATCCGCGTGCGCCTGGTGCGGCTGTACTACTGCCTGGCGGGCGGGGCCCTGGTGGGGCTGGCCGGGGGCGCGTATTCCCTGGCCGTGAAGCCCGGCTGGGGCAGGCCGCAGGGGTGCGAGGGCGCGGGCTGGATCGCGCTGGCCATCGTCATCTTCGGCGGCTGGCACCCGGTGCGCGCCGCGCTCGGCGCGTTTTTCTTCGCCGCCCTGCAGGTCTCCGGCATCTATCTCCAGGAGATATTCCCGTCCATCCCGGCCCCGGTCTTCCAGGTGGCCCCCTTCCCGATGATGATCCTGACCCTGCTGGCCGTGAACATGGGCCGCATGGGCTGGGTCCAGGACATCGTCCGGCGCCACCCCTTCCTCAAAGCCTTTTCCAAGAGCTGGTCCATCGAGGCGCCCGCCGCCCTGGGCCAGGACTTCGATCCCAAGAAGGGACTCTAG
- a CDS encoding ABC transporter permease, with translation MNRDSLLAQTGWLALALLLALALTVIVALPAGAPPLETIYVLFKGGVSSWSKIGRVLAGWVPLTLCSVGLLIPFTARLWNIGVEGQVIMGAIFATAALRPFENGGGTGVIILALAASMAGGALWALLAGLLRVFGRVHEIFSGLGLNFVALGVTLWLIFGPWKRPGVASMSGTKPLDLSLWLPRLGNLSVSWVGLGLACAAIVLVYFLLYRTKWGLKMRAVGENPKAATLFALGPRRRLLQAFMLCGGLAGLAGATQVLGVYHRLLPNISSGYGYTALLVGMMASFRLPLVPFICLFFAILNVGSIQLPLQLGLDSSLSGVIQGIMVLSLFIVQGLRLWLKQRKEND, from the coding sequence ATGAACCGCGACTCCCTCCTGGCCCAGACCGGCTGGCTCGCCCTGGCCCTGCTCCTGGCCCTGGCCCTGACCGTGATCGTGGCCTTGCCCGCCGGGGCCCCGCCGCTCGAAACCATCTACGTGCTCTTCAAGGGCGGGGTCAGTTCCTGGTCCAAGATCGGCCGCGTGCTGGCCGGATGGGTGCCCCTGACGCTCTGCTCCGTGGGGCTGCTCATCCCGTTCACGGCCCGGCTGTGGAACATCGGCGTGGAGGGCCAGGTCATCATGGGGGCCATCTTCGCCACCGCGGCGCTCAGGCCCTTCGAGAACGGCGGCGGAACCGGGGTCATTATCCTGGCCCTGGCCGCGTCCATGGCGGGCGGCGCGCTCTGGGCCCTGCTGGCCGGGCTGCTGCGCGTCTTCGGCCGGGTGCACGAAATCTTTTCCGGCCTGGGGCTCAACTTCGTGGCCCTCGGCGTGACCCTGTGGCTCATCTTCGGCCCGTGGAAACGGCCCGGCGTGGCCTCCATGTCCGGGACCAAGCCGCTGGACCTTTCCCTGTGGCTGCCGAGGCTCGGCAACCTCTCCGTCAGTTGGGTGGGGCTGGGCCTGGCCTGCGCGGCCATCGTCCTGGTCTACTTCCTGCTCTACCGCACCAAGTGGGGGCTCAAGATGCGCGCCGTGGGCGAGAACCCCAAGGCAGCCACCCTGTTCGCCCTGGGACCGCGCCGCCGCCTGCTCCAGGCCTTCATGCTCTGCGGCGGCCTGGCCGGGCTGGCCGGGGCCACCCAGGTCCTGGGCGTCTACCACCGGCTGCTGCCGAACATCTCGTCCGGCTACGGCTACACCGCCCTGCTGGTGGGCATGATGGCCTCGTTCCGGCTCCCGCTGGTGCCGTTCATCTGCCTGTTCTTCGCCATCCTCAACGTGGGCTCCATCCAACTGCCGCTGCAACTCGGCCTGGACTCCTCCCTGTCCGGCGTGATCCAGGGCATCATGGTCCTGTCCCTGTTCATCGTGCAGGGCCTGCGGCTGTGGCTCAAGCAACGGAAGGAGAACGACTGA
- the greA gene encoding transcription elongation factor GreA yields the protein MDRIPISKQGFEKISQELEDLKAQRPAIIQAIAEARAEGDLSENAGYDAARERQGMLEARITYINSHMPLFDVLDLDTLSGERAIFGATVEVEDIDTEERRTFTLLGPDDADHKKGSISVLSPMGQAILGKEEGDEVIVDAPRGRIEYEIVSVEFRGAAGLNLK from the coding sequence ATGGATCGCATTCCCATTTCGAAACAGGGATTTGAGAAGATCTCCCAGGAATTGGAAGATCTGAAGGCCCAGCGGCCGGCCATCATCCAGGCCATTGCGGAAGCGCGCGCCGAGGGTGATCTTTCCGAGAACGCCGGATACGACGCCGCCCGCGAGCGGCAGGGCATGCTCGAAGCCCGCATCACCTACATCAATTCGCACATGCCGCTGTTCGACGTGCTCGACCTGGACACCCTCTCCGGCGAACGGGCCATCTTCGGGGCCACCGTGGAGGTGGAGGACATCGATACCGAGGAACGGCGCACCTTCACCTTGCTCGGCCCGGACGACGCGGACCACAAGAAGGGCTCCATCTCCGTGCTCTCCCCCATGGGCCAGGCCATCCTGGGCAAGGAGGAGGGCGACGAGGTCATCGTGGACGCCCCGCGCGGACGCATCGAATACGAGATCGTCTCCGTGGAGTTTCGCGGCGCCGCCGGCCTGAATCTCAAGTAG